One genomic segment of Entelurus aequoreus isolate RoL-2023_Sb linkage group LG25, RoL_Eaeq_v1.1, whole genome shotgun sequence includes these proteins:
- the jpt2 gene encoding jupiter microtubule associated homolog 2, producing the protein MTSTNMFQGLATGSKPSSRVLQPPGGGSSDLFGGYEEEAPQSRRLNKMASNVFASPEEPQTVPRRSNPPGGKSSGIFGDPEPPVHQQRPGAPTSSIFASPDHAAPQSPSKAHPNKPKDNLTVRPEAESPAPEVEIIQAEVKEQCVLAAKEDPPAAVVVADVAPPPEPASSSPGPDDNSLKNHEPHLGPKPRSHNRVLNPPGGKSSVVFY; encoded by the exons ATGACTTCCACCAACATGTTCCAGGGGCTGGCCACCGGCTCCAAGCCCAGCTCCAG GGTGCTGCAGCCTCCAGGCGGTGGCTCCAGTGACCTGTTTGGAGGTTATGAAGAGGAAGCCCCACAATCTAGAAGACTAAACAAGATGGCCTCCAATGTGTTCGCTTCACCAGAGGAGCCCCAGACCGTACCCAGACGCTCCAACCCTCCCG GTGGGAAGAGCAGTGGGATATTTGGGGACCCTGAACCTCCAGTCCACCAGCAGAGACCAGGTGCACCAACCAGCAGCATCTTTGCCTCACCAGACCATGCAGCGCCCCAAAGCCCGAGCAAAGCTCACCCCAACAAACCAAAG GACAATCTAACCGTCAGACCTGAAGCGGAATCACCAG CACCCGAGGTGGAGATCATCCAGGCCGAGGTCAAAGAGCAATGTGTGTTGGCGGCCAAGGAAGACCCTCCCGCTGCTGTTGTCGTCGCTGATGTTGCCCCTCCCCCAGAGCCCGCCTCCTCCTCCCCAGGACCTGATGATAACTCCCTGAAGAACCACGAGCCTCACCTGGGACCCAAGCCCCGCTCGCACAACAGGGTGCTCAACCCTCCCGGAGGAAAGTCCAGTGTGGTCTTCTACTGA